A single candidate division SR1 bacterium Aalborg_AAW-1 DNA region contains:
- the leuS gene encoding Leucine--tRNA ligase: MSTFSPDLLSAPAEKIFYALTMFPYPSGVGLHAGHASVFTINDVIARYKTMSGYTVLNPFGFDAFGLPTENYALQENKLAREVTDTNKAMFLDQVKALNISFDYERVIDTSMPDYYKWTQWIFVKLMEAGLVYRDEKFVNRCPDCQTVLANDQVVDGKCERCKSETFQKKHMQWFIKITDYADRLIEDLDSLDRPEETKITQKNWIGRSEGCEIDFTIPNSDTILTVFTTRPDTLYGVTAVVLAPENTLIDDLLSNDKKIEVQSYRETTIAKTAVQRQQDAGEKKTGVFSGLYALHPLTGDSVPVWFADYVLMDYGSGAVMMVPAHDERDREFAQKFNIPVKQVIAQIDTENNEQSPIRFNIGKKSGEDISEGPAIYTNIGNDIWGFIYTKESYTGTGVLINSAQFDGMDSTEAKSAIIAHLESLGCGKKKITYRLRDRSVSRQRYRGSPIPVYYDENNIPQPIPESELPVVLPLDVTDFKPKGKSPLEDHPTFKYYEKDGKTYLRECDTLDTFMCSSFYFLRFPDTHNDEALIRKELADKCLPVDFYSGGKEHSVGHLLYSRFIHKFLYDQGYVPSPEPFKKLVHQGMVLGADGRKMGKRYNNGVDPLEIVEKYGSDAVRTYLMFMGPIEADKVRNDNALNGIKKFLDRVEKLPSNEWYNTHNDDVIATIHDTIIKVTEDIESYKFNTAVSKLMIAVNTIYDHKSIDAEHLAIIGQLLAPFAPILAQQLWEQTGHVDDIAFSAWPVADTNKITLKPINFPIQINGKMRGTLTVPAGISEQELLGLVHADETLSKYLTGTTKKVIFVADKIMNIINN, encoded by the coding sequence ATGAGTACTTTTTCTCCTGATTTACTATCTGCACCAGCTGAGAAGATTTTTTATGCATTGACAATGTTTCCATATCCATCTGGAGTAGGTCTCCATGCAGGACATGCATCAGTATTCACTATCAATGATGTCATCGCTAGATATAAAACTATGTCAGGATATACTGTTTTAAATCCTTTTGGATTTGATGCATTTGGATTACCGACAGAAAATTATGCTCTCCAAGAGAACAAACTCGCTCGTGAAGTGACTGATACGAACAAGGCGATGTTCTTAGATCAAGTCAAAGCTCTGAATATATCGTTTGATTATGAAAGAGTTATCGATACGAGTATGCCTGATTATTACAAATGGACGCAATGGATTTTTGTGAAACTCATGGAAGCTGGATTAGTGTATCGTGATGAAAAATTCGTCAATCGATGTCCGGATTGTCAAACGGTATTGGCGAACGATCAAGTTGTGGATGGTAAATGTGAAAGATGTAAATCTGAAACCTTCCAAAAAAAACATATGCAATGGTTTATTAAAATTACGGATTATGCTGATAGACTTATCGAAGATTTGGATTCTCTAGACCGACCAGAAGAGACAAAAATAACGCAAAAAAACTGGATTTGACGCAGTGAAGGTTGTGAAATAGATTTTACAATACCAAATAGCGATACTATTCTGACAGTCTTCACGACTCGTCCAGATACCTTATACGGAGTGACTGCTGTCGTCCTCGCTCCAGAAAATACCCTCATCGATGATCTCCTCAGTAATGACAAAAAAATAGAAGTACAATCCTACAGAGAAACTACTATAGCAAAAACTGCCGTCCAAAGACAACAAGATGCTGGTGAAAAAAAGACAGGAGTATTTTCAGGATTATATGCCCTTCATCCTCTTACTGGAGATTCTGTTCCAGTTTGGTTTGCTGATTACGTACTCATGGATTATGGATCAGGTGCAGTAATGATGGTCCCAGCTCATGATGAGAGAGATCGAGAATTTGCTCAGAAATTTAATATTCCAGTAAAACAGGTAATTGCACAAATTGATACAGAAAACAACGAACAATCTCCAATACGTTTCAATATATGAAAAAAAAGTTGAGAAGATATTTCTGAATGACCAGCAATCTATACCAATATATGAAATGATATATGGTGATTTATATATACCAAAGAATCCTATACTTGAACAGGAGTACTCATCAATTCAGCACAATTTGATGGTATGGACTCTACAGAAGCAAAGTCTGCCATCATCGCTCATCTCGAATCTCTCTGATGTGGTAAGAAAAAAATTACCTATAGACTTCGTGATCGATCTGTCTCACGTCAGAGATACCGAGGAAGTCCGATACCCGTCTACTATGATGAAAATAATATTCCACAGCCCATACCAGAATCAGAACTTCCAGTAGTCTTACCACTCGATGTCACTGATTTTAAACCCAAAGGAAAATCTCCACTCGAAGATCATCCGACATTCAAGTATTATGAGAAAGATGGTAAAACATATCTCCGTGAATGCGATACTCTCGATACCTTTATGTGTAGCTCATTCTATTTCTTGAGATTTCCTGATACTCACAACGATGAAGCACTCATCCGTAAAGAACTCGCTGACAAGTGTCTGCCTGTAGATTTTTACTCTGGAGGTAAAGAACATAGCGTAGGACATCTCCTTTACTCTCGTTTTATCCACAAGTTCCTCTACGATCAGGGATATGTCCCTTCACCAGAACCGTTTAAAAAACTCGTCCACCAAGGCATGGTACTCGGTGCTGATGGTCGCAAGATGGGTAAAAGATACAACAATGGTGTCGATCCACTTGAGATCGTAGAAAAATATGGATCTGACGCGGTCAGGACCTACCTCATGTTTATGGGACCGATCGAAGCCGACAAAGTCCGAAACGACAATGCTCTCAACGGTATCAAAAAATTCCTCGACAGAGTAGAAAAACTTCCAAGTAATGAATGGTACAATACTCACAACGATGATGTCATCGCTACTATTCATGATACTATTATTAAAGTCACTGAAGATATCGAATCATACAAATTCAATACCGCTGTCAGTAAGCTCATGATCGCTGTGAATACGATCTATGATCATAAATCTATAGATGCGGAACATCTCGCTATCATCGGACAACTTCTCGCTCCATTTGCCCCAATACTTGCACAACAACTTTGGGAACAGACAGGTCATGTTGATGATATTGCTTTCTCTGCTTGGCCTGTCGCAGATACGAATAAGATTACATTAAAACCAATCAACTTCCCTATCCAGATCAATGGTAAGATGAGAGGTACACTCACTGTCCCAGCTGGGATATCAGAACAAGAACTCCTCGGCCTCGTCCATGCTGATGAAACTCTCTCAAAATATCTTACTGGAACGACAAAGAAAGTGATTTTTGTAGCTGACAAGATTATGAATATAATCAATAATTAA
- the xcpT_4 gene encoding Type II secretion system protein G precursor, whose amino-acid sequence MIKKTGAFTLVEMLIVIVIIGILAAALIPRLTGMQARARDTARTADMRNVSTALESYKIDNNTYPIAVYASTSSPRRLTDIVIPTTFAQTVGSSLNDISTLISSYLTSLPQDPNGSGIKSSPSGECITAGNSYAYYTDLAGSLYAITSTKESKKGNASACGDTIDKNKDGAFEKVGQGLKWSINTSISVSNGRDGTGNPTTWCQENLTAQEVQELNTIDGNPGGTINSWCSQNRIFWMGKSITEIPSGIWKLTNLNSLYIMNSNLTSISMPSNFSQLTTLGFSNNNIVSVSLPSTMPNLIQIDLQNNDITSIQLPTHMPNIAWILLQNNNLTSFSIANPSATNLQTLNLSNNALTSLPGQFCSYLASKGWTSPSTSGPYTDAPQQGGTTTLCP is encoded by the coding sequence ATGATTAAAAAAACTTGAGCTTTCACCCTTGTAGAAATGCTGATCGTCATTGTCATTATCGGAATACTTGCAGCTGCTCTTATTCCTAGACTTACTGGTATGCAAGCTCGTGCTCGTGATACTGCTCGTACTGCTGATATGCGTAACGTTTCTACAGCTCTTGAATCATACAAAATTGATAATAATACTTATCCTATTGCTGTATATGCTTCTACATCATCACCTCGAAGACTTACTGACATAGTAATTCCTACAACTTTTGCTCAAACAGTTGGTAGTTCATTGAATGATATATCAACGTTGATATCATCATATCTGACTTCTTTACCTCAGGATCCAAATTGATCTGGTATAAAGTCATCACCTTCAGGTGAATGTATCACGGCTGGCAATTCTTATGCCTACTATACCGATCTTGCTGGCTCTCTGTATGCTATCACTTCTACCAAAGAATCTAAAAAAGGTAATGCAAGTGCTTGTGGCGATACTATTGATAAAAACAAAGATGGTGCTTTCGAAAAGGTAGGTCAAGGACTAAAATGGTCTATTAACACAAGCATTAGCGTATCAAATTGACGAGATGGTACAGGAAATCCTACTACGTGGTGTCAAGAAAATCTTACAGCACAAGAAGTGCAAGAATTAAATACTATTGATTGAAATCCATGATGAACTATCAATTCTTGGTGTAGTCAAAATCGAATATTTTGGATGTGAAAATCAATAACAGAAATACCTAGTGGGATATGGAAACTCACCAATTTGAATTCATTATATATTATGAATAGTAATCTTACATCAATATCTATGCCATCAAATTTTTCACAACTTACAACACTTTGATTTTCAAATAATAATATTGTTAGTGTTTCACTTCCAAGTACAATGCCTAATCTTATTCAAATAGACCTTCAAAATAATGATATTACATCAATACAACTACCAACTCATATGCCTAATATAGCTTGGATTTTATTACAAAATAATAATCTCACATCATTTAGCATAGCAAACCCATCTGCAACCAATCTCCAAACATTAAATCTATCAAACAATGCTTTAACAAGCTTACCATGACAGTTTTGTAGTTACTTAGCATCTAAGTGATGGACATCACCATCTACAAGTGGACCATATACTGATGCCCCTCAACAGTGATGAACGACTACATTATGTCCATAA
- a CDS encoding Calcium-transporting ATPase 1 encodes MNYYQQTKHDVLESLSTTEQTGLSTHQVEQLLLTNGKNELKQKAKVSPWVIFLQQFKSPLIVVLLAATLVSALIGDMSGSAIIVIIVMLNAIVGFVQEYKAEQSIESLKKMMSLQSRVIRDGQKITIDSTQLVPGDIVILEEGDKIPADGYLLQMNNLETSESVLTGESLPVKKSLEVIVAQVPLADQYNMVFSGTVVVKGFGTFVVTATGMYTQIGTIATLIDTIEDKTTHLQKKLAQLGKKIGWSVIIICIFVFVSYYGWYDMSLSSAFLAAVALAVAAIPEGLPTVVTIALSLGVKRMVKKNALMRKLPAVETLGSVTVICSDKTGTLTKNEMTVKEVYADGKAIHVTGTGYSPNGGFSDSTESLEQLLKIGVLCNHASITSEGKMIGDPTEGCLLVSAKKGGYDRQSYAEYTYIDEIPFDSTRKMMTSIYTYRDNYEVFVKGAVESVLPACNRILDHGVERDLTQEDKTKIIHHNNELADQAMRVLAFAYKKMVAHPDKGTAEIELVFVGLQAIIDPAREEVKDAIQVCHQAGIRVVMITGDNIQTAQAIANKLHITGKAMLGSELELLSDQELLECLADYGVFARVNPSHKQRLVNMLQKQGHIVAMTGDGVNDAPALKQADIGIAMGITGTDVSKEASDMILLDDNFTTIVAAIEEGRGIYDNIKKFVNFLLSTNLAEVLILFVASMIGIPLPLLAIHILWINLITDGLPALALGVDPIDPRSMARKPEPSHANIINKKMAISIILISLVIAITVIVFFLAWYTVDLPMARTGVLLLLVFLEIMRVQMIRSDYHIGMFSNKRLIGSLLLSVLMVGVVIYTPLSTFFQTKPLSDEMWMDVGIYVGIASIVGLGLDYLVDIIWMKKKENSD; translated from the coding sequence ATGAATTACTATCAACAGACGAAACATGATGTATTAGAAAGTCTTTCTACTACAGAACAGACTGGACTTTCAACTCATCAGGTAGAACAGTTGTTACTTACGAATGGTAAGAATGAACTGAAACAAAAAGCAAAAGTTTCTCCTTGGGTTATTTTTTTACAACAATTTAAGAGTCCTCTTATTGTTGTTTTGTTAGCTGCTACTTTGGTGTCTGCCTTAATTGGTGATATGTCATGAAGTGCTATTATTGTTATTATTGTAATGTTGAATGCTATTGTGGGTTTTGTGCAAGAATATAAAGCAGAACAATCTATTGAATCTCTCAAAAAAATGATGAGTCTCCAGTCTAGGGTGATAAGAGATGGTCAGAAGATAACAATAGATTCTACACAACTTGTGCCTGGAGATATTGTGATTTTAGAAGAAGGTGATAAAATTCCAGCTGATGGTTATCTTTTGCAAATGAATAATTTGGAGACTTCTGAATCAGTTTTGACAGGAGAGTCATTACCGGTAAAAAAATCACTTGAAGTTATTGTGGCTCAAGTCCCTTTAGCAGATCAATACAATATGGTATTTTCTGGTACGGTGGTAGTCAAGTGATTTGGGACATTCGTCGTTACGGCTACAGGTATGTATACTCAAATTGGTACTATTGCGACATTGATTGATACCATAGAAGATAAAACTACGCATCTTCAGAAAAAATTGGCGCAGTTAGGTAAGAAGATATGATGGTCTGTTATCATAATTTGTATATTTGTATTTGTATCATATTATGGTTGGTATGATATGTCGCTCTCAAGTGCATTTCTTGCAGCAGTTGCTCTAGCAGTAGCAGCTATACCAGAGTGACTTCCCACAGTAGTGACTATTGCATTGAGTTTATGAGTAAAGCGTATGGTCAAAAAAAATGCACTTATGAGAAAATTACCTGCAGTAGAAACATTGTGATCAGTGACGGTTATCTGTTCAGATAAAACAGGAACATTAACTAAAAATGAAATGACGGTCAAAGAAGTCTATGCGGATGGAAAAGCAATTCATGTCACAGGTACATGATATTCTCCGAACGGTTGATTTTCTGATAGTACAGAGAGTTTGGAGCAGCTATTGAAGATTGGAGTTTTATGTAATCATGCATCAATTACATCTGAAGGTAAAATGATTGGAGATCCTACAGAGTGATGTTTGCTTGTATCTGCTAAAAAATGATGATATGATAGACAATCCTATGCTGAGTATACTTATATTGACGAAATCCCCTTTGATTCTACAAGGAAGATGATGACGAGTATTTATACGTATCGTGATAATTATGAAGTCTTTGTAAAATGAGCTGTCGAATCAGTATTGCCAGCTTGTAATCGTATTCTCGATCATGGAGTAGAGCGTGATCTCACTCAAGAGGACAAAACAAAAATCATTCATCATAACAATGAACTTGCTGATCAGGCGATGAGAGTACTTGCATTCGCTTACAAAAAAATGGTAGCACATCCTGATAAGGGGACAGCAGAAATTGAGTTAGTTTTTGTATGATTACAGGCTATTATTGATCCAGCAAGAGAAGAGGTAAAAGATGCTATCCAAGTATGTCATCAAGCAGGTATTAGAGTAGTGATGATTACTTGAGATAATATCCAGACAGCACAAGCGATTGCGAATAAACTTCATATTACAGGGAAAGCAATGCTATGATCTGAACTAGAATTACTGTCAGATCAAGAACTTTTGGAGTGTCTTGCTGATTATGGAGTCTTTGCGAGAGTAAATCCGAGTCATAAACAAAGGTTAGTGAATATGTTACAGAAACAATGACATATTGTAGCGATGACGTGAGATGGAGTGAATGATGCTCCTGCTCTGAAACAAGCTGATATTGGAATCGCTATGGGAATTACAGGAACTGATGTAAGTAAAGAAGCATCAGATATGATATTACTTGATGATAATTTTACTACTATTGTTGCAGCAATTGAAGAATGAAGAGGTATTTATGATAATATCAAAAAATTTGTGAATTTCTTGCTTTCAACAAATCTTGCAGAAGTATTGATTCTTTTTGTGGCGAGTATGATAGGAATTCCTTTACCCTTATTAGCTATTCATATTTTATGGATTAATTTGATAACAGATGGATTACCAGCATTAGCTCTTGGGGTAGATCCTATTGATCCAAGGAGTATGGCGAGAAAACCAGAACCATCACATGCTAACATCATTAATAAGAAAATGGCTATCAGCATCATATTGATATCACTTGTTATTGCTATTACAGTTATTGTATTTTTTCTTGCTTGGTATACTGTTGATTTACCTATGGCAAGGACAGGAGTATTACTATTACTTGTATTCTTAGAAATTATGAGAGTACAAATGATTAGATCAGATTATCATATTGGAATGTTTTCAAATAAACGATTGATAGGTTCATTGTTACTTTCGGTACTTATGGTATGAGTAGTCATTTACACACCTCTTTCTACTTTTTTTCAGACAAAACCCTTGTCTGACGAGATGTGGATGGATGTGTGAATATATGTAGGTATCGCAAGTATTGTTGGTCTTGGCTTGGATTATCTTGTCGATATAATTTGGATGAAAAAAAAAGAGAACTCTGATTAA
- the mrsA gene encoding Peptide methionine sulfoxide reductase MsrA — MNILTPEEHHIIIEKGTERPYTGEYRDLHADGIYICRQCNSPLYRSENKFDSHCGWPSFDDAIPGRVLMQPDTDHIRTEIVCKTCHGHLGHIFVGEQQTEKNTRHCVNSLSMRFIQKDNISDEIISQLPSYEVAILAGGCFWCIEGALQQLPGSIEIRSGYMGGKRPFPTYERVCTGVSGYIEVVQIFFDPTLLSYEQLLGHFFAIHDPTSQDQQGNDKGSQYRSAIFTYSDEQSLQAQRTINILNQSGQYLKPIVTEIRPVENFYLAESYHQNFYTNNPDKPYCQLVIKPKIEKIQSLLK; from the coding sequence ATGAATATTCTTACTCCTGAAGAACATCATATCATCATAGAAAAATGAACAGAGAGACCGTATACAGGTGAATACCGAGATCTCCATGCAGATGGCATCTATATCTGTCGTCAATGTAACAGTCCTCTCTACCGGTCAGAGAATAAATTTGATAGTCACTGTGGCTGGCCGAGTTTTGATGATGCGATCCCTGGGAGAGTCCTGATGCAACCAGATACAGATCACATTAGAACAGAGATCGTCTGCAAAACCTGTCACGGACATCTATGACACATCTTCGTCGGTGAACAACAAACAGAAAAGAATACCAGACATTGTGTCAATTCTCTCAGTATGCGTTTTATACAAAAAGACAATATCTCTGACGAAATCATATCTCAGCTCCCTTCATATGAAGTAGCGATACTCGCTGGAGGGTGTTTTTGGTGTATAGAGTGAGCATTACAACAACTTCCAGGTAGTATAGAGATAAGAAGTGGATATATGTGAGGCAAGAGACCATTTCCGACCTATGAGAGAGTTTGTACCGGTGTCAGTGGGTATATTGAAGTCGTACAAATATTTTTTGATCCTACTCTTCTCAGTTATGAGCAATTATTAGGACACTTTTTCGCCATACATGATCCTACGAGTCAAGATCAACAAGGTAATGATAAAGGTTCTCAATACAGATCAGCAATATTTACTTATTCTGATGAGCAATCACTGCAAGCACAACGTACTATCAACATACTCAATCAATCATGACAGTATCTAAAACCGATTGTAACAGAGATCAGACCTGTTGAAAATTTCTATCTCGCAGAATCTTATCATCAAAATTTCTATACTAATAATCCAGATAAGCCTTATTGTCAGTTAGTAATCAAACCTAAAATAGAAAAAATCCAATCATTACTCAAATAA
- the phr gene encoding Deoxyribodipyrimidine photo-lyase, with product MRSLFIFRQDLRLHDNHGLWQTINSSQEIFPVFIFDTNILKKFPEQDPRLGFLAEALRQLDQELKKVGSYLTVCYGDSVQIIQSLAISLKVDTIARNRSYGDNSLTRDQAIIDRANTQGITSKSYNDYLLVEPEEVIPMKVFTPFKNRWLKELETKAYSKPYTIDKITTPTWRQENYSFPLYRGDNLIPEKITKKSFGHDTALRPLDLGFQRMMTFDFTRYDNTRNTPSIDGSSKLSPYTRFGLISIRELYRELLSKNNPTQTATYLSELARREFWQHIAHHFPESRIMEFQEKKRKIARDNNKIFFKARCEGRTGYPMVDAGMRQLVTEKRMHNRMRMVVASFLTKDLLIDRRRGEEFFAQHLLDYDANVNIGNRQRSASVGADPKPMRIFSPMLQSQRFDPECKYIKIYIPELENIHPDKIHELLKNDLSAYGYVRPIIDHYEWSKKAKEIYKQ from the coding sequence TTGCGTTCCCTCTTCATCTTCCGTCAAGATCTTCGTCTCCACGACAATCACTGACTCTGGCAAACCATTAACTCCAGTCAGGAAATTTTTCCTGTGTTTATTTTTGATACGAATATACTGAAGAAATTTCCAGAACAAGATCCAAGACTATGATTTTTAGCTGAAGCTCTCAGACAGCTCGACCAAGAGTTGAAGAAGGTAGGATCGTATCTCACCGTCTGTTATGGAGATAGTGTCCAGATCATACAATCACTCGCGATCTCACTCAAGGTCGATACCATCGCACGAAATCGTAGCTATGGAGACAATAGTCTCACCAGAGATCAAGCTATTATTGATCGAGCAAATACACAGTGAATTACGAGCAAATCATACAACGACTATCTCCTCGTCGAACCAGAAGAAGTCATCCCTATGAAAGTCTTCACTCCCTTCAAAAATCGCTGGCTCAAAGAGCTCGAGACCAAAGCCTATAGCAAACCATATACGATCGACAAGATCACTACTCCGACTTGGCGTCAGGAAAATTATTCTTTCCCTCTCTATAGATGAGATAATCTCATACCAGAAAAAATTACAAAAAAATCATTTTGACACGATACAGCATTACGACCACTAGATCTCTGATTTCAACGTATGATGACGTTTGATTTTACTCGTTATGATAATACGAGAAATACTCCGAGTATCGATGGAAGTAGCAAACTTTCTCCCTACACGAGATTCGGACTCATCAGTATCAGAGAATTATATAGAGAACTGCTCAGCAAAAATAATCCTACTCAAACCGCTACCTATCTATCAGAACTCGCTCGACGTGAATTTTGGCAACATATCGCTCATCATTTCCCAGAGAGTAGAATCATGGAATTTCAAGAAAAAAAGAGAAAAATAGCTCGAGATAATAACAAGATTTTTTTTAAAGCGCGATGCGAAGGTCGTACTGGATATCCAATGGTCGATGCTGGGATGAGACAACTTGTCACTGAAAAACGAATGCACAATCGTATGCGTATGGTTGTTGCTTCATTTCTCACCAAAGACCTGCTGATCGATCGAAGACGAGGTGAAGAGTTTTTTGCACAACATCTCCTTGACTATGATGCGAATGTGAATATCGGTAACCGACAACGATCTGCTTCAGTCTGAGCTGATCCCAAACCGATGAGAATCTTCTCTCCGATGTTACAGTCACAGAGATTTGATCCAGAATGTAAGTATATTAAGATATATATACCAGAACTTGAAAATATCCATCCTGACAAGATTCACGAGCTACTCAAAAATGATCTTTCAGCCTACGGATACGTCAGACCTATCATTGATCATTATGAATGGTCGAAGAAAGCCAAAGAAATCTATAAACAATAA
- the carA2 gene encoding zeta-carotene-forming phytoene desaturase, protein MQKKSISIIGGGIGGLATAVLMAKDGHDVSVYEKNECLGGRASIFSEKGYTFDMGPSRYLMPDLFEKFFNEIGENIHDHLDLAQLSPSYKVFYPEDNTLKNINVYADIDRMADQFEQMEAGSGQKFRDFLKTSGEQYGIGMEFALRNYDSLMDFLRRDVAIKGMKLNIITTIDKYVARFFKTPIIQKIMQYTTVFLGTAPSQTPAFYNIMSHVDFAMGVRYPQGGLHAIATALVKIGKKYGVHYYTDSEVVTVNNEQGIVKNMILKDGTTITSDLFIVNADQARFETEMLPLELQTYTKKFWNKKTFAPSGFIIYAGIDKKLDALEHHNLYFNDNRDESFGAIYDHHVLADDPSIYICAPGKTDPNVAPVGKENLFILVPITNGIDISEEEKLSYRDKIRKIVEEMTGENLIDHIEYERIFEIQDFKDRYNAWKGTALGLGHTMMQTASFRPNNYSKKLSNLFYVGHNTNPGIGVPMVIVSAMLVKERIEEKVK, encoded by the coding sequence ATGCAAAAAAAATCAATCTCTATCATCTGATGAGGTATCGGATGATTAGCTACAGCAGTCTTGATGGCCAAAGATGGTCATGATGTCTCTGTCTACGAAAAGAACGAATGTCTCTGAGGCCGTGCATCGATATTTTCTGAAAAGGGTTATACCTTTGATATGGGACCAAGTCGATATCTCATGCCTGATCTTTTTGAGAAATTCTTTAATGAAATCGGAGAAAACATCCACGATCATCTCGATCTTGCACAACTCAGTCCGAGTTATAAGGTATTTTATCCTGAAGATAACACGCTCAAAAATATCAATGTCTATGCTGACATCGATCGTATGGCAGACCAATTTGAACAGATGGAAGCGTGATCTGGTCAGAAATTTCGTGATTTTCTCAAGACTTCTGGTGAACAATATGGTATCGGTATGGAATTTGCACTCAGAAACTATGATAGTCTCATGGATTTTCTCAGACGAGATGTAGCGATCAAAGGGATGAAATTAAATATTATCACTACCATCGACAAATACGTCGCGAGATTTTTCAAGACACCGATCATCCAAAAGATCATGCAATACACGACTGTGTTTCTTGGGACTGCTCCAAGTCAGACTCCAGCATTTTATAATATCATGTCGCATGTCGATTTTGCGATGGGAGTACGATATCCACAAGGATGACTCCATGCGATCGCTACTGCTTTGGTCAAGATTGGGAAGAAATATGGTGTACACTACTATACGGATAGTGAAGTAGTTACAGTGAATAATGAACAATGAATAGTAAAAAATATGATCTTGAAAGATTGAACAACAATCACTTCTGACCTCTTCATCGTCAATGCAGACCAAGCACGATTTGAGACGGAGATGTTACCGCTCGAATTACAGACCTATACGAAGAAGTTTTGGAATAAAAAAACATTTGCACCATCAGGATTTATCATCTATGCTGGGATTGATAAAAAACTTGATGCTCTCGAACATCACAATCTCTATTTTAACGATAATCGAGATGAGAGCTTCGGTGCTATCTATGACCATCATGTCCTCGCTGATGATCCATCGATCTATATCTGTGCACCTGGAAAAACTGACCCTAACGTCGCTCCAGTCGGCAAAGAAAATCTCTTCATCCTCGTCCCGATTACGAATGGTATCGATATCAGTGAAGAAGAGAAATTATCCTATCGTGATAAGATCCGAAAGATCGTTGAAGAGATGACTGGGGAAAATCTGATCGATCATATCGAATATGAACGTATTTTCGAAATTCAAGATTTTAAAGACAGATATAACGCCTGGAAAGGTACTGCTCTCGGACTCGGACACACCATGATGCAGACCGCTTCCTTCCGTCCAAATAATTATAGCAAGAAACTCTCCAATCTCTTCTATGTCGGACACAATACCAATCCTGGTATCGGAGTACCGATGGTCATCGTCAGTGCGATGTTGGTGAAGGAGAGAATTGAAGAGAAGGTTAAATAA
- the crtB gene encoding All-trans-phytoene synthase — MLTHLFRILNYGTSYAIATGFFPKEMAKKVLLLYSFVRIPDNIVDSPSLSGEGLGGGQHYVDSKTKLLALRDERTQAYTNNDRSDPIRGKYVALFQDNDIPFQYSLDFYKAMIDDCTLHRYKTYEQLEGYMYGSASVVGLMMCHIIGFTDPKHEKKAKIYATELGNAMQLTNFLRDVREDYEQLGRIYIPSEILKKYGLSHNDIPRFIHETQSADIMDEIKKTSRTMAMKEMIAHCRTMYAHSLDGVQYLQPEGRKAVRLAALLYESILDKIEHNNYDVFTKSCRTTLRDKLRTLYRYKKNSGNDDIH, encoded by the coding sequence TTGCTTACTCACCTCTTCCGCATCCTCAACTACGGTACCAGTTACGCTATTGCTACTGGGTTTTTTCCAAAAGAGATGGCGAAGAAAGTTCTGCTCCTCTACTCGTTCGTCAGAATCCCTGATAATATTGTCGATAGCCCCTCTCTGTCAGGAGAGGGGTTGGGGTGAGGTCAACACTATGTTGATTCAAAAACCAAACTCCTCGCTCTCAGAGATGAACGAACTCAAGCCTATACGAACAATGACAGATCAGACCCTATACGAGGTAAGTATGTCGCCCTTTTTCAAGATAACGATATACCGTTTCAGTATAGTCTGGATTTTTATAAAGCGATGATCGATGATTGTACACTCCATAGATACAAGACCTACGAACAGCTGGAGTGATATATGTACGGATCTGCAAGTGTAGTAGGACTCATGATGTGTCATATTATAGGATTTACTGATCCTAAACACGAGAAAAAAGCAAAAATCTATGCGACTGAATTGGGAAATGCAATGCAATTGACGAATTTTCTTCGTGATGTGAGAGAAGATTATGAACAATTGGGGAGGATCTACATACCTTCTGAGATTCTCAAAAAATATGGTCTCTCTCATAACGACATTCCTCGTTTTATCCATGAAACCCAAAGCGCTGATATTATGGATGAGATCAAAAAAACCTCACGAACGATGGCTATGAAAGAGATGATAGCTCATTGTAGGACTATGTACGCTCATAGTCTCGACGGAGTCCAATATCTCCAACCAGAAGGGAGAAAAGCGGTCAGACTTGCTGCTCTTTTGTATGAATCCATCTTAGATAAGATAGAACATAACAACTATGATGTCTTTACCAAAAGTTGTAGGACAACACTACGTGATAAATTGAGAACACTTTATCGTTATAAGAAAAACTCATGAAACGACGATATTCACTAG